The genomic interval TCAAGGAGGGAATAATCATGAAAAAGGTCAATATTACTTCGAAATCACAATCGAAGAAAATGGTCGCTTGGATAAGCAGTCACTGTAATCCAAATGCTTGGAACAGAACAACTTTTGTTCATGATCTTGCCAGATTAATCCCAATTGATATGTACGGAGCTTGTGGTACAAAGGAACATTTACCTCGTGGCAGTAGTGCAACAGCATTGCTGCAAACATACAAATTTTATATTGCTTTCGAAAACAGTTGTTGCTCAGAATACATTACCGAGAAATTTTGGCAGGCTTTGGCTGATTTCGAGCTGGTGCCGATTGTGGTTGGAACTTCGAAAACGGACTATGAGCGAGTCGCTCCACCGAATTCTTTTATTTTCGCTGACGATTTCGACTCTGTGAGAGATTTAGCAAGATATATTCGTAAAGTCGCTACCAATACAACTCTGTACAACCAATACCATCATTGGCGGCTGATGGGTAAAGCATTTCTTTACAAGAGTGTTCGCGTTTATCCATTTTCGTCGACCGAAGGAGCGTGCGCACTTTTAAATTTCCTGGAAGAGAATGCTTGGAAGGGGAACCATTCATTGAGCATGCGCTTTGACCCATTTGGATCGGAATGGTTAGGCAGTTGTGGCTTATGTGGTAAACATGATTGGATGACTGCCTATCATATTACAAGTAAATTACGTAACCCTCAACTTTGAACCACTAGTTGTAATTATATCTCACTGTATATATAGTGGAAAGCCATCTGCTCAAAACAACAGACTAGACAGGTTAATTACTCATGCATCGCGTGGCGAAACTTAGTATGAACGATGGTGTACGTTCttcggggcggggggggggggtgggggcaagtTAATTTGATAAAGGGAAGCAGAGACGGGTGGAGGAAGTTTCGTTTATTGTCTCAAACGTCAGATTAGTTTATTTCGTCaattctctctatatatataactttaacatTTTCGTCCAGTAACGGATTTCGTATTACATTGTTGTAGAGGTGTTTTTAAATCAGATTACTGACATTATTTATGTCATTATGTACAAGGATGCATACTTAATCTTTCGCTTAACATTATTCTATGCGTATAAATTAATTCTGATCAGTTATAGAATGACATTATAATAACTACTCTTAGTCGTATATGTGTATTGTTATAAGAACAGTTGTGTATTACGCCAGTAGGAGTAGGAGGcttgggaggaggaggggggcatATTCCGGAGCCGCGAGGGTCCCAAGCAGTGCCAGTGCACGTTGCGAACCAAGTGACAGTTTTAAGAGGATATATAAGAAGTGGGAACCGAATCTCACAGCGCTAGTGCAGTTTGCAATTACAGTGTACTCGCTATGCTTGCTTTAGTGACCCGAACGCCCAAAATAATTGTTACGCCATTGTATAAGAAATGACCTTTCAACTTCAAAACATCATAGATGAAAATGCTAAATAGTCTCGGACAGGGGTTGTCAATTAATTTCAGTGGATGGCCTGaaccaagatatatatatatatctatatctatatatatatcctttacatatatatatatatatatatatatatccaatatatatccaatatatatatatatatccaatatatatatatatatatccaatatacatatatatatccaatccATGGTTATTTCGCATATTGATTATTGTTACTCACTTTATTTTGGTATCAACCAACATTTATATGATCAACTCCAATCTGTTCAGCATTTTGCTGCAAGAATGATATATGGTAGAAGTAGATATGATAATGTGACTGATCTATTCCATTATCTTCATTGGCTTAAAATcaatcattaatatatatatatatatatatatatatatatatatatatatatatatatatatatatttatatatatatatatatatatatatacaccaaaaatataataatatatatatacaccaaaaactggctgttttacttccaatcacttacttaattttttttttatctcacaCGAGATCCAGACTTTCTCTAAAttcagcatagttgtttaacagtttttttttccccccgtTATTCCTGACTAAAGTCGATTCCCAAATTTTGCTTTCACCGAGGGCCAGCTTTCCCCTGATCAGAAACATGGTATTATTACTGTTATCCCAAAGACtcgtctgtttttttttttaaaaaaactaAGGCCTTTCACCGTACTCAATACAGATTATACAATTGGTGCTAAAGCTCTTGCTAAC from Apostichopus japonicus isolate 1M-3 chromosome 19, ASM3797524v1, whole genome shotgun sequence carries:
- the LOC139959756 gene encoding 4-galactosyl-N-acetylglucosaminide 3-alpha-L-fucosyltransferase FUT6-like, with protein sequence MAVRKPHQVWVYSTDESSRNSPQVRDSMGGGGRGSARPLGFNGYKFNMSFTYHSKSEVVAPFGEYIPFKEGIIMKKVNITSKSQSKKMVAWISSHCNPNAWNRTTFVHDLARLIPIDMYGACGTKEHLPRGSSATALLQTYKFYIAFENSCCSEYITEKFWQALADFELVPIVVGTSKTDYERVAPPNSFIFADDFDSVRDLARYIRKVATNTTLYNQYHHWRLMGKAFLYKSVRVYPFSSTEGACALLNFLEENAWKGNHSLSMRFDPFGSEWLGSCGLCGKHDWMTAYHITSKLRNPQL